In Miscanthus floridulus cultivar M001 chromosome 8, ASM1932011v1, whole genome shotgun sequence, the sequence CAGCCGACTGAAATTCTCGGCGTGTCTCCGATCTACTCCATGGACAGCACATGGTGGTAGCCTGCACTGCACGGCCGCAAAGTGCGAACGGAACCGCGCAGGCAGGCAGCCGAGCCGGGATCTTGCTGCGTTTGTTGGGTTGGTCTGCTCCGGGCCGCCAATCGCCTCATGGAGTGCCCTACCCAGAGGGAGACACGGCAGGGGGGCAGGCCAGAGACAGGACGCCCCGCCATGGCAATGGCATGCATGGCAGCGAGCTGACACTGAAGAAAAGCCTCGCATCTGGCCAAGCCAGGATCTCATCAGCCAATTAACTATCCGATTAGTTGATCGATCGCTTTTTTAAAATTGTTGAGGGCTCAGAAGTGTTGCCACCATGTAAGATGGCCTTTTTCTTCTGTGCCTGCAGACTGGATTACCAACTACTAAACCTATGTTTCCTTCTCTTCTGCTTTGGATGCACAGCGAATGCATGCATCCATGTGTGCTGCCTCGAACCAAGGATGCTAGTAGTATGCTTAAGAGGAATCGGCAGATTTATTATTAGGCGACGGTGTTTAAATCCAAGGGCTAAAGTCCAGGGGTGTCACATCAAATGTTACATTGGGACGTCACATAGGagtgtttggatagtaataataaaataaattataaaagtcctcagtaatccacgagataaatttattaagcctaataaaTCCGCCATTAGTTCCAATCTGTGTATTTAGTTactttttaatctatatttaattctCTATGTATTTGTTTAAATATCCGATGTGATACGGAGAGGAAGGCAGGGACTCCTGTCCTGAAAGGTACACTTGGTACTGTTCCCCCTGCCTCTCTTTCGGACTCCACGTGTTCCATAGCAGCAGCCCAGAAGGTGCCTAGAACCATCACCCGAGAAATATAAATCCCTACCGCTTGCTGTTGATTTTTCAGTATTTTCTATCTCAAAACGCGATCGTACAATTATCTTTTTATGCCTGGTCTGCTTGTGTGGAAACATATTTTCAATTCCAAACCAAAATTCACTGAAAAAGCGAAACAATCCATGACGCTTCCTCCATATCGAATTGTACTTCACTTTTAAACTTTTTAAACATTAATCAAGTTTATAAATATCAAATACTGATACATTTCGATAGAGATTTATTTGAATTTTTATATTTCAATATATTTTGCACAATATGGTCAAAGTTACAATAGATTAACTTAGGGTAAAGACAGAGTAAACTACAAAATTCGTACAAAATAATTAGAAAGAATAATATCCTACAATTTAGTCACAAGTGTGCTATGTGGTATAGTAGTAGGTAGGGCCGGATATCAAGCCATCTTGGCTCGCCTCGGTCTGGTTCGTTAGGATAATGAGTTGACTCGGcttggctcgttatcctaacgagtcaAAAGTTCAGCTCGGCTTGGCTTGGCTCGGTAACTAGCTCAGTTGGCTCACTGAGGGGAAGAAAGAGAAATTAGTAGTAAGATATAGCTTGTTCACTGATTCCACGCAAAAGGAAACACACATATACATGATCTGTATGTACTAATGAAGTGAGGACGTATGGTTAATATAAAAtttcgacccgatcatcggcaacacctgactctccaaggtgtttaTGGACGgagacagcggcctcaacatcctctacgtcaataccctggagctcttggagatcgaccggtcgaggctccaaggcggcgtcgcccccttccacggcatcgtgccagggaagcgcacgtgacccatcgggcgcatcgaccttcccgtctgtttcggcactccctccaactaccacaaggaagtccttaccttcgaggtagtcgggttcgggggagcctaccacgccatcctagggcggccgtgctacgccaagttcatggcagtacccaactatacctacctcaagctcaagatgccaggccctagcggtgtcatcacgattgagtccacgtacgaacatgcatacgactacgacgttgagtgcatcgagtacgccgaggctctggcggaggccgagaccctcatcgcccacctcgaccaactcagtggcgaggcgcctgactccaagcgtcgcacgggggcgttcgagcccacggaagccatcaaactcatcccggtcgaccccgcctgccccgacgaccgagcgctgaggatcagcgccaccctcgatatcaaataggaagccgtgctcgtcgactttctccgtgcaaacgccgacatatttgcatggagtccctcggacatgccgggcataccgagggaggtcgccgagcacgccctggacatccgggtcGGATCTAggccggcgaggcaacgcctgcgccgcttcgacgaggaaaagcgcagggccatcggagaggaggtacagaaactcttggcggccgggttcatcaaggaagtgtcccacctagagtggttggctaaccccgtgttagtcaagaagaaaaatgggaaatggaggatgtgtgtagactacaccggtttgaacaaagcctatccaaaggtccccttcccattaccccaaatcgatcaaatcgttgattccactgcagggtgcgagaccctgtctttccttgatacgtattctggttaccatcaaatcaagatgaaagaatcagaccagctcgcgacttttttcatcacaccattcggcatgtactgctacatgactatgcctttcggcctcagaaatgcgggtgccacgtaccagcggtgcatgacccaggtctttggcgacaacatcggacggaccgtcgaggcctacgtagacaacatcatggtcaagaccagaaaagccgaggatctcgtcgacgacttgaggataaccttcaaatgccttagagagaagggcatcaagctcaatcccgagaagtgtgtgttcggggtcccccgaggcatgctcttgggattcatagtctcggaacgcggcattgaagccaatccagagaaggtctcggccataaccagcatgggaccaatcagagacctcaagggagtacagagggtcatgggatgcctagcggccctgagccacttcatctcatgccttggcgaaaaaggtttgcctctgtaccgactcttgagaaaatccgagcgtttttcttggacccccgaggccgaggaagccctcgatagactcaagatgctgctcacaaatcctcccgtcctggtacccccggccagggacgaggccctcttactctacgttgccACAACAACCCAAGTGATCAAcccaagctagtacgctcttgcgaaggatgctagtactatgctcggcagacacatctcccggcccgggccctgcaaaccatccccatcacatggccgttcgccgtatgggggctcgacatggtcgggcctctgcagaaggcccccaggggctacacccatctactggtatcaatcgacaagttctccaaatggatcgaggctcatccgatcaatcgaatcaaatccgagcaggcggtgttgttcttcactgacattatccacagatttggggtccccaacaccatcatcaccgacaacgggacacagttcaccggcaaaaagttcctgacattttgcgacgaccaccacatccgtgtggcctggtcggccgtaggacactcaaggaccaacggccaagtagagcgtgccaacggcatgatcctacaaggcctcaagccaagaattcataaccggttgaaaaagtttggcaagaaatggctcgccgaactcccgtcggtcatctggagcctgaggaacactccaagccgagccacagggttcacgcctttcttcctggtctatggggctgaggccatcctccccaccgacctagaatatggttccccgaggctacaagcctataacgaacaaagtaaccgcaccacccgagaggacgcacttgatcagctggaggaagcccgagacgtcgcgctactacactcggccaaataccagcagagcccacggcgctatcaggcccgacgcgtccgaggccaagacttgaaggtaggcgacctggtgttgaggctagcatagagcaacaagggccaccacaagctgaccccgccatgggaaggaccgtacatcatcgcccaagtactgaagcccgggacctacacgctggccaacgagaagggcgaagtcttcaccaacgcttggaacatagaacagctacgtcgcttttatccctaaatttccaagcattgtatatgtcgtttctcgaaatacaattaaaaagcgttctttagttggtctaatttttcgagaaaccccccgagcccatcgtaggtctcggcaactCGATAACActgcaagggagactcggctccgcctcgacagaaccaagcctccctcaggggctaaatGGGGGACCCCCCcataggtcccacgcaccattcttcagttgtttttcgcaaaatttcctacgccaagactctagcaggctctgacgaatcagttgtaaaaactcctcggaccaaggtccgtttcctaagcaagaggccggtagagtcgcgagacggcctacgcctccgggctacggcactccctcactacctctcactcaagggacggcttaggccccaagggggtgttttgcaaacgaaatccgatcaggggcaacagagggcagaggctcggaaacataagaaaaacaactaagaaacacacgcaccattcttcagttgtttttcgcaaaaattcctacgccaagactctagcaggctctgacaaaTCAGTTGTAAAACCTCCTCGGACctaggtctgtttcctaagcaagaggccggtagagtcgcgagacggcctatgcctctgggctacggcactccctcactacctctcgctcaagggacggcttaggccccaagggggtgttttgcaaacgaaatctgatcagaaacaacagagggcagaggctcggaaacataagaaaaacaactgagaaacacaaatacttcagaaatagaggcctcgacggccacaaacgttatgatacaaaaataactcctgCTCTATTTTTACATAAGCCCCTGGGGCCTAGATCAAGGCTCGGCgggtggtaggggaggaaccacctcctcttcgaagagcgtcgccagcgccgtgctagggccttccgccgcctccatcaactTCATGACCACCGCGTccgcctcctcctcatcatcaggcaggacatacccatcgctgatggccgggaggtcgacaccgatgtagtgagaagagatgacggccagcgcgcgcttgacacccgtgtgcagcgctcctcggagccgctcgcgcatctggttgctcagcgcGATCAGACGGCTCCCTAGGGAACTGCCTGACTAAACCCCCTCAACCTctaaggcctcgcaggcggaaagggcagcacgtttcagcgcctcgtgctccccgatctcggtctcgagcaccgtctgcaccgcaccggaagcctcggcggcccgagtgatctccgcctccgactctgcaccgaggaaaatggaatgaggccgAGCAAgggaaaaacaacctaagttagggacggaagcccatggaactcacccttggccttctgttcccagcgtcgggtctcgacctgacaggtctcggctttctccttccaacgcagggcctcggcccgagaggcctcgaccttctccttcaaccgctgggcctcgacccgagaaacctcggccgccctggaagcttcactccccagctctgcgtcacgcAAGGGAATTAGGGAGTGAACAtaagaaaaaggaaacaaaacaaggggactgaaactcaccctcgaccgtccccttccaaaccacagcctcgatttgcgaggcctcaaccgcagcaagaGCCTTGTTCAGAgtgcctttcgtcagctggtgcgccctttgttccgcccccagctgccccgcgtgagccgcggccgaggccgtagcttcaacggctcggcccCTGAAAGCATCCCGGTCACTGaccgcgcgggtgagctcctcctccaactccttaacccgcgccaccagaggggcgagttgcgtctgggctgtggccgcctcgaccttcgcgtcggcacaacgaaggcggaggtcctctacctccgcgctccgcgccgacaggagctcgttggcgctggCAAGAAGGTCCTttaccgctgaagctggtcctagacgcccctctcccgccggagaaagaccgacttcccaagggaccgggtttCAAGATCCTGGGCGACTccaggcagttcgtcggccaccacggacagcgccgtccgtagcgaccgcttcGCCAGccggcggtattgctcgaaggtgccccagcgcccgccctcggctgcgtcctcgagggtgaacagaggctccccctcaaggTCATCCCGGCTCCGCCATAGTATCCGCGGGTAATCCCACCTACGAGACTCGGATCGCACCCACACGAGGGCCGAGTTTCCTTCATCCaagagcggcgccggctgcttcacggcatcggtctcctcggtgccgaccacctcccgcgcttGGGAAGTATCGtaggaggagatcggatagacctccgcttcccgggcgctctctcgcaacaacggcgggccctgaaccaagggcgccaccgaggccgccgcctgcatctccgcctcctcgacagacggcctcaccgccatcacgatggccttggtgatctcgggggctccggcctctgcaattatggcctcggcggtctcgggggcttcggcctccgccatcgtggcctcggcagacgtGGAGGCACCGACCGTGGCCACTATGGTCTCGGCGGCCGTGGGCGCCGTGGCCTCCGTCGCCTTAGCCTCGGAGACCctgggggcctcggcaaccaagggcacgctggccccatctgactcgtgagcctcgcccccacgaggcggaagcgctccctccctcgtctgtgtaggggccgcctcggcaacccctcccTGGGCAGCCggcccctttgggtcgacccttgCCGATGCCGCGCcatgttggatagcggcttgtgcctccgccacccagtgggcggaggagccggggctcgccttaagcgccttaaggggtgcCAAGGGGAGCTCGTCCGTAGGctgcttccgactaaggaaaaataacctacagggtcagcgcgagaccaaaagagcgaacggaaggcactatgaccctgccaaaaatacacttaccttgaTCGGGGCGGCAGCCGCTTCGCCATGGCAAACCTcgtccgcaacggcggaggcggcggcagaggcgtcgcctccgtatccattGGCGCCagtcggtcctcaatggaccccggcgcctcttcggtcctctgcaggggcggtggcgtcgcctccaccaccgcttgttccaccacggccgccgagcccaGTGGGCTGACGGCACGTTTGCCCAACACCCGcgtctcgggcgtgtcggcctcggccctggagCCAGCAACCGccgaccccgggtccgcttctcctcctcctcccgggagtgctgggctgcttgccaacgccccgggcaccacctccactacgtcaggaaggtggtccaagggacctcgccccacctcgcccccgtcatccctgtccgaggcctccgtcgacagcgacgtcgacggggattcctccagcgggaggccctccttcctttgttgacggcggcgcttatccagctcctcgtgCGCGAGGagttgcttcgtgcgcttcgccgccttggcgtccttccgttttttctgcgcgtcggcgtgcgcgcggttgatcgcccgccaccTCGCGTCCTCAGGAACAGGCGGAGGAGAGGAgcgcatgtccctcatcccctacaggaatgacggacgcgcataaggaaacaaggggtaaggagagattgaggaggctcggaggctataGCGGCatgcgacttaccagcgaaaggaacccccgcgacggccgcatcgcgataggggtcaagttgccgcccctcagcttcgcctctaccatctcccccacccgacgaagaatttcctcatcagaaagggcagaggaggacatccgggtgccctcaatgggctcacccggcttcatctcgaacagccgccggcgccgagccatcagcggcaacacccttcggcggtggaaggtggccacgaccacagccacggtgagaccgtggccccgcagcctcgccaatccgtccagaagcggctgcagcttgggctggtcgtcctttgggacgccgtacttccatctctccgggcaactctccacaatccgcccagtgtaagggggaagtcctccgtcgtcgttgcggaggtagaaccaactcgtgtaccaccggcgattggaggacgcgagttgggctgggatatagaggtgcaggcggtcctggcgcacctggagagtgcagccgccagccctcgtcgccttcctcttacccgatgtGCCCATcgtcttggtagtatgccccgcccgaaataggtggagccacaactctaaatggggagcaatccccaaatacccctcgcagatggcaacaaagatagccgcctgagcgatggagttgggattgaagttgtggagctccacgccgtagtagtgcaggagcgcccgcatgaaccggtccgccgagaCGCCGAGGCCAcactcgtgaaaggagacgaagctcacgacgtagccgtcgcgaggcctcggctccagctcgccgtacggagcaatccactctggcctgctggggtctgtcaccgggcgaaggagtccaccatcgacaagcgactgaagcatctcctcggtgacgtccgacgggtcccaggggtccgccttgacaacgacgatgtcgccggccatggggtgcgatggaggaatcaggtgcggcggtgagttttttttctctctcccacgctctcacttttttctcgctttctccctaggctcgctcttctctcctcttcttcccggcaagGAATGCTCTAGCGGTGGCTCGACGGAggcagtgctaatgcaggcaaggtaagacgaggaggggcgggACCCtacgggtatttatgcagggaggaggcgaaacgaacgggcgacgaaatcggggaggtttttccccccgatccggcgcagttaactacgagccgatttcgccggcccacgcgcccacgcctcccgcattaaatgctaggacagttacgtcccatccaccacgtcacgctcaGCCACTACGGCAGTAGGCGTCGTTttgcctccccatgaaaccgcctcaaaaggcacgccacccgttgccgagccaatagggaagatattccccgcggcctattcctttcgtatgaaggaaccaggctctgagcctattacgatccaggggttcgaaggctaggccccagccgccccaggataacagagtcagggacgaccgcgggcgagcctatacggggccgaggcccaagcaagcgaaacgcttgggacgcccaaagtcgtgtccgagaccggaggaaagtctccgaatgggatcccaccgtagagaggcaccgagccactgaggcccagcgaacggcctcggcacccactagagacgtcctctggtactcttggagtgtgtctctggaccgctagccgccccctagcgaacggggtttgggcctccactcggactacctgataacagctcaccagaagtgccaccgctcgtgcccaccgagggtagcgaggcacattccacccctccttctgagcgaaaaggaagcgtgagggtcacacaaaaagtcaggggaaccctcgACGGCCTTCTcgttctatgcagaggcta encodes:
- the LOC136469762 gene encoding uncharacterized protein, whose product is MRPSRGFLSLGMRDMRSSPPPVPEDARWRAINRAHADAQKKRKDAKAAKRTKQLLAHEELDKRRRQQRKEGLPLEESPSTPALPGGGGEADPGSAVAGSRAEADTPETRVLGKRAVSPLGSAAVVEQAVVEATPPPLQRTEEAPGSIEDRLAPMDTEATPLPPPPPLRTRFAMAKRLPPRSSRKQPTDELPLAPLKALKASPGSSAHWVAEAQAAIQHGAASARVDPKGPAAQGGVAEAAPTQTREGALPPRGGEAHESDGASVPLVAEAPRVSEAKATEATAPTAAETIVATVGASTSAEATMAEAEAPETAEAIIAEGPPLLRESAREAEVYPISSYDTSQAREVVGTEETDAVKQPAPLLDEGNSALVWVRSESRRWDYPRILWRSRDDLEGEPLFTLEDAAEGGRWGTFEQYRRLAKRSLRTALSVVADELPGVAQDLETRSLGKSVFLRRERGV